The Perca fluviatilis chromosome 2, GENO_Pfluv_1.0, whole genome shotgun sequence genome includes a region encoding these proteins:
- the il10ra gene encoding interleukin-10 receptor subunit alpha isoform X2, translating into MIIYIQIPDMDMRNKTPILVFLIIYINCVSGKNVPQPDDLQVNILDGEIIVLWKRPVDAPSNSHYNVEMGKYGRKWAMVDNCTGIKQTYCDLSSLVHDYHVGYNIRVQLVAGDDKSLWTTKRKILLNTSTFQPPSFTLWATSSTLTVYVHPKPILKRIFPFGITYTIYLEETGQNKKNTTAYLKDDVGEDQRTKSFSSLRWGKEYCVSIKVEGNGALSTTSVSPKQCLRLPEQEWFILAVSSLSILGVLVIIVIIATTILCYLKRPEKTPAALKSPVSGWLPLSVGEGTVEVVTDKGWFLSSYRTPVKECVKDPVAHVTVKVDNDEEDRRTSLDSGVGMESTSAINTGGSPPMTHEDSGCGSLGGPESSTSCQTDYPPQDERTGTDITRKREDSGVGLACQLDSSSIILDGQDSGSLKVAGSNYRSQSRSVVQIHICDDEEELLPDSVLAEMVTGYRAGPQSCICSGAGQCTWCHKQGHYGTEVIKQYRAVCIENGLLSSKCDFVDSYKGELTFSSYSKTTQMDTVMVDDLETTFVQLGDTFPLLTALSPLPLVEEGHDFNMNNTSLSLCDVQLKTE; encoded by the exons GAAAGAACGTCCCTCAGCCTGACGACCTGCAGGTGAATATTTTGGATGGGGAGATAATAGTACTTTGGAAACGACCTGTGGACGCTCCCTCAAACTCCCACTACAATGTAGAAATGGGAAA GTATGGTAGGAAATGGGCCATGGTGGACAACTGCACGGGGATCAAACAGACCTACTGTGACCTCAGCAGCCTTGTACATGACTATCATGTTGGCTACAACATCAGAGTTCAGCTGGTTGCAGGAGATGACAAGTCTCTTTGgaccacaaaaagaaaaattctCCTAAATACAA GCACATTTCAGCCTCCCTCCTTCACTTTGTGGGCTACTTCCAGCACTCTGACAGTTTATGTTCACCCAAAACCCATTCTGAAAAGAATTTTCCCTTTTGGGATCACCTACACCATCTATCTGGAAGAGACaggacaaaataaaaag AACACCACAGCATACCTGAAAGATGACGTGGGAGAGGATCAGAGGACTAAGTCTTTCAGTTCCCTCCGCTGGGGGAAAGAGTACTGTGTCAGCATCAAGGTGGAGGGAAATGGAGCTCTGTCCACCACCAGTGTGTCCCCTAAACAGTGTCTGCGGCTGccagagcaag aatggttcATACTTGCTGTGTCATCCCTATCTATTCTGGGTGTGTTGGTCATCATTGTTATCATAGCAACCACCATTCTATGTTACCTGAAACGTCCAGAGAAAACACCTGCTGCATTG AAATCCCCTGTTAGTGGCTGGCTTCCACTCTCTGTTGGAGAAGGGACTGTGGAGGTTGTTACTGACAAAGGCTGGTTCCTGTCCAGTTACAGAACACCAGTGAAAGAATGTGTCAAAGATCCAGTGGCACATGTTACGGTAAAAGTGGACAATGATGAGGAAGACAGGAGGACCAGCTTAGACAGCGGGGTGGGCATGGAGTCCACCTCTGCTATAAACACCGGAGGAAGTCCTCCAATGACACATGAGGACAGTGGCTGTGGGAGCTTGGGAGGACCAGAAAGCTCCACTAGCTGTCAGACAGATTACCCCCCGCAGGATGAGAGGACTGGTACGGACATAACTAGGAAAAGGGAGGATAGTGGGGTGGGGCTAGCCTGCCAGCTTGATTCTTCTTCCATAATTCTGGATGGACAGGACAGTGGGTCTCTTAAGGTTGCTGGGAGTAATTATCGGAGCCAAAGCCGCTCTGTTGTGCAGATTCACATCtgtgatgatgaggaggagttGCTTCCTGACTCAGTTTTGGCCGAAATGGTCACAGGTTACAGGGCTGGGCCTCAATCGTGTATCTGCTCAGGAGCAGGTCAGTGCACTTGGTGCCATAAACAAGGCCATTATGGAACTGAAGTTATCAAACAATACAGAGCTGTGTGTATCGAAAATGGACTACTGAGCAGCAAATGTGATTTTGTGGACTCTTACAAAGGGGAGCTTACATTTTCAAGTTATTCTAAAACAACACAAATGGACACTGTCATGGTGGATGACTTAGAAACAACTTTTGTACAACTGGGGGATACTTTCCCTCTGCTAACAGCTCTATCACCGCTGCCCCTAGTGGAGGAAGGACATGACTTCAATATGAACAAtacatcactctctctctgtgatgTACAGCTGAAGACTGAATGA
- the il10ra gene encoding interleukin-10 receptor subunit alpha isoform X1 encodes MIIYIQIPDMDMRNKTPILVFLIIYINCVSAGKNVPQPDDLQVNILDGEIIVLWKRPVDAPSNSHYNVEMGKYGRKWAMVDNCTGIKQTYCDLSSLVHDYHVGYNIRVQLVAGDDKSLWTTKRKILLNTSTFQPPSFTLWATSSTLTVYVHPKPILKRIFPFGITYTIYLEETGQNKKNTTAYLKDDVGEDQRTKSFSSLRWGKEYCVSIKVEGNGALSTTSVSPKQCLRLPEQEWFILAVSSLSILGVLVIIVIIATTILCYLKRPEKTPAALKSPVSGWLPLSVGEGTVEVVTDKGWFLSSYRTPVKECVKDPVAHVTVKVDNDEEDRRTSLDSGVGMESTSAINTGGSPPMTHEDSGCGSLGGPESSTSCQTDYPPQDERTGTDITRKREDSGVGLACQLDSSSIILDGQDSGSLKVAGSNYRSQSRSVVQIHICDDEEELLPDSVLAEMVTGYRAGPQSCICSGAGQCTWCHKQGHYGTEVIKQYRAVCIENGLLSSKCDFVDSYKGELTFSSYSKTTQMDTVMVDDLETTFVQLGDTFPLLTALSPLPLVEEGHDFNMNNTSLSLCDVQLKTE; translated from the exons CAGGAAAGAACGTCCCTCAGCCTGACGACCTGCAGGTGAATATTTTGGATGGGGAGATAATAGTACTTTGGAAACGACCTGTGGACGCTCCCTCAAACTCCCACTACAATGTAGAAATGGGAAA GTATGGTAGGAAATGGGCCATGGTGGACAACTGCACGGGGATCAAACAGACCTACTGTGACCTCAGCAGCCTTGTACATGACTATCATGTTGGCTACAACATCAGAGTTCAGCTGGTTGCAGGAGATGACAAGTCTCTTTGgaccacaaaaagaaaaattctCCTAAATACAA GCACATTTCAGCCTCCCTCCTTCACTTTGTGGGCTACTTCCAGCACTCTGACAGTTTATGTTCACCCAAAACCCATTCTGAAAAGAATTTTCCCTTTTGGGATCACCTACACCATCTATCTGGAAGAGACaggacaaaataaaaag AACACCACAGCATACCTGAAAGATGACGTGGGAGAGGATCAGAGGACTAAGTCTTTCAGTTCCCTCCGCTGGGGGAAAGAGTACTGTGTCAGCATCAAGGTGGAGGGAAATGGAGCTCTGTCCACCACCAGTGTGTCCCCTAAACAGTGTCTGCGGCTGccagagcaag aatggttcATACTTGCTGTGTCATCCCTATCTATTCTGGGTGTGTTGGTCATCATTGTTATCATAGCAACCACCATTCTATGTTACCTGAAACGTCCAGAGAAAACACCTGCTGCATTG AAATCCCCTGTTAGTGGCTGGCTTCCACTCTCTGTTGGAGAAGGGACTGTGGAGGTTGTTACTGACAAAGGCTGGTTCCTGTCCAGTTACAGAACACCAGTGAAAGAATGTGTCAAAGATCCAGTGGCACATGTTACGGTAAAAGTGGACAATGATGAGGAAGACAGGAGGACCAGCTTAGACAGCGGGGTGGGCATGGAGTCCACCTCTGCTATAAACACCGGAGGAAGTCCTCCAATGACACATGAGGACAGTGGCTGTGGGAGCTTGGGAGGACCAGAAAGCTCCACTAGCTGTCAGACAGATTACCCCCCGCAGGATGAGAGGACTGGTACGGACATAACTAGGAAAAGGGAGGATAGTGGGGTGGGGCTAGCCTGCCAGCTTGATTCTTCTTCCATAATTCTGGATGGACAGGACAGTGGGTCTCTTAAGGTTGCTGGGAGTAATTATCGGAGCCAAAGCCGCTCTGTTGTGCAGATTCACATCtgtgatgatgaggaggagttGCTTCCTGACTCAGTTTTGGCCGAAATGGTCACAGGTTACAGGGCTGGGCCTCAATCGTGTATCTGCTCAGGAGCAGGTCAGTGCACTTGGTGCCATAAACAAGGCCATTATGGAACTGAAGTTATCAAACAATACAGAGCTGTGTGTATCGAAAATGGACTACTGAGCAGCAAATGTGATTTTGTGGACTCTTACAAAGGGGAGCTTACATTTTCAAGTTATTCTAAAACAACACAAATGGACACTGTCATGGTGGATGACTTAGAAACAACTTTTGTACAACTGGGGGATACTTTCCCTCTGCTAACAGCTCTATCACCGCTGCCCCTAGTGGAGGAAGGACATGACTTCAATATGAACAAtacatcactctctctctgtgatgTACAGCTGAAGACTGAATGA